A window of Ptychodera flava strain L36383 chromosome 1, AS_Pfla_20210202, whole genome shotgun sequence contains these coding sequences:
- the LOC139133526 gene encoding uncharacterized protein, translating to MKTYLTTSPKVNEKFIPSMLNEALSKFENSESNLTRSVRAMYESGVLSKRKYYALRKSELQTLSQVEHPGRALQFYSHCRIPRLLPYFKVVDYVSKLDIGNLEPLISSEGKQVGMKRNVEELLVKIASLYLTIRNYQPDILNWFDKQEGCFQIAIGADGAPFGKHGQATAWLVSFLNVRHRVASPDDNFLLLGANIKEDDPVMIDYATSLSKELEVIQKNQYSVGNLKVTFKVSLLPFDQKGLASISGELSNAAQYFSSFADVSKQNKDHIGGDIGPGKIWKEWKYEKRITDAEAVQKFKSLPKNKSGKAKTVRPKVTQFIASRKSRQEFVPPLGRFIQFAKVEPLHLKNNAWQYFFQLLLIDAVAGTPQKDIENGVKIENLPSESYLCKFLSALKYKVRAGKLYNKIVKYFSENKVNSNAQISAVYRFTGEESRKLAWHFMSLVHSVMGTHDTMKRRFRLALYAYIGLLLRDITSLFSRFHLNEGDLLVLKQKCKFYFNLYSLFLDVNNTVWHIGYVVPKHAESMYEQFKMGLGLNTMEGREAKHLRLLEYSENSTAHNRWALIFRHEYVMLYWLRRKNPKADKYRRANLEQYELKEREKYIPSVYYDNPGYCVCGSVKDETMSACKICNDPVMAEIKQAAVTGKISSKLKKIAN from the coding sequence atgaaaacatatcTGACTACCTCACCCAAAGTCAATGAGAAATTCATACCATCTATGTTAAATGAGGcactcagtaaatttgaaaacagtGAGAGTAATCTTACAAGAAGTGTCAGAGCTATGTATGAGAGTGGCGTTTTGTCAAAGCGAAAATACTATGCTTTGAGAAAAAGTGAACTGCAAACACTCTCCCAAGTGGAACACCCTGGAAGAGCTTTGCAATTCTATTCTCATTGCAGAATACCAAGATTATTGCCATATTTCAAGGTTGTTGACTATGTTAGCAAGCTTGACATTGGTAATCTAGAGCCATTAATATCATCTGAAGGAAAGCAGGTAGGTATGAAGAGAAATGTTGAAGAATTACTTGTTAAGATTGCTAGCCTCTACCTGACAATCAGAAATTATCAACCAGATATTCTCAACTGGTTTGACAAACAAGAGGGCTGCTTCCAAATTGCCATAGGGGCTGATGGTGCACCCTTTGGAAAACATGGCCAAGCTACAGCCTGGCTGGTGAGTTTCTTGAATGTGCGCCATCGAGTTGCAAGTCCAGATGATAATTTTCTCCTTTTGGGTGCAAATATCAAGGAGGACGACCCTGTAATGATTGACTATGCAACTTCATTGTCCAAAGAACTTGAGGTTATCCAGAAAAATCAATACAGTGTTGGCAATCTTAAGGTAACATTCAAAGTTTCTCTATTGCCCTTTGATCAAAAGGGATTGGCATCTATCTCAGGTGAACTGTCCAACGCTGCACAGTATTTCAGTTCATTTGCTgatgtttcaaaacaaaataaggaTCATATTGGGGGAGACATTGGCCCAGGTAAAATATGGAAAGAgtggaaatatgaaaaaagaatAACTGATGCAGAAGCAGTACAGAAATTTAAGTCACTGCCAAAAAATAAATCTGGTAAAGCTAAGACAGTTCGCCCTAAAGTAACTCAATTCATAGCCAGTAGGAAATCCAGGCAGGAATTTGTACCGCCATTGGGTAGGTTCATCCAGTTTGCCAAAGTGGAACCCCTTCACTTGAAAAACAATGCATGGCAGTATTTCTTCCAATTGCTGTTGATTGATGCTGTTGCAGGCACTCCACAAAAAGACATTgaaaatggtgtaaaaattgaaaacctaCCAAGTGAGTCATATCTGTGCAAATTTCTGTCTGCATTGAAATACAAGGTAAGAGCAGGAAAgctttacaacaaaattgtaaagtacttcagtgaaaataaagtaaattCAAATGCACAAATCAGTGCTGTGTATCGTTTCACTGGGGAGGAATCCAGAAAGCTGGCATGGCATTTCATGTCACTGGTTCACTCTGTCATGGGTACACATGATACTATGAAGCGTAGATTTCGATTGGCACTCTATGCATACATCGGTTTGCTGCTAAGAGATATCACATCACTGTTCTCACGCTTTCACTTGAATGAAGGTGACTTGCTGGTACTCAAGCAAAAGTGTAAATTTTACTTCAATCTCTATTCACTCTTTCTTGATGTGAATAATACAGTTTGGCACATTGGCTATGTTGTCCCAAAACATGCGGAAAGTATGTATGAGCAGTTTAAAATGGGATTGGGGTTAAATACAATGGAGGGCAGAGAAGCAAAGCACTTGAGGCTTCTAGAGTACAGTGAAAATTCAACTGCTCACAACAGATGGGCACTGATATTTAGACATGAATATGTTATGCTGTATTGGTTAAGAAGAAAAAATCCCAAAGCAGACAAATATCGAAGGGCAAATTTAGAGCAGTATGAGCTGAAAGAAAGGGAGAAATATATTCCCAGTGTGTACTATGACAATCCAGGCTATTGTGTGTGTGGTAGTGTAAAGGATGAAACAATGTCTGCATGTAAAATATGCAATGACCCAGTCATGGCTGAAATAAAGCAGGCAGCTGTCACTGGAAAAATAAGCAGCAAacttaaaaaaattgcaaactaA